In one Pseudomonas fitomaticsae genomic region, the following are encoded:
- a CDS encoding AraC family transcriptional regulator: protein MQLTRHLDANATLVSLIEPLALRDGYSQTGLPGVQVLRASCDVARGPHIYEPSLMIIAQGSKLAYLGPRTMEYGAGHYLIQALPVPFECETYALPDAPLLGVSVAIDRVLLGELVLAMGLAPGRHIPAQTPESMTSVVLDDDMRGCVERLLRCLHDPLECQILGPARVRELLFVALRGPQADVLRALVEQQGQFARVAASISHLHSHYTEPLNVETLASCANMSVSTFHEHFKRSTLLSPVQYLKRLRLLKAQTLLIAEGLGVAQVAHRVGYQSTSQFSREYKRYFERSPGDERAA, encoded by the coding sequence ATGCAATTGACCCGTCACCTTGATGCCAACGCTACTCTGGTTTCGCTGATCGAACCGCTGGCGCTGCGCGATGGTTACAGCCAGACCGGGCTGCCGGGCGTGCAGGTGTTGCGCGCCAGTTGCGACGTCGCCCGTGGCCCGCACATTTATGAACCGAGCCTGATGATCATCGCCCAGGGCAGCAAACTGGCGTATCTGGGGCCGCGCACCATGGAGTACGGCGCCGGGCATTACCTGATTCAGGCGTTGCCGGTGCCGTTCGAGTGCGAGACCTACGCGTTGCCGGACGCGCCGTTGCTGGGTGTGTCGGTGGCGATCGACCGGGTGCTGCTCGGTGAACTGGTGCTGGCCATGGGGCTGGCGCCGGGGCGGCATATTCCGGCGCAGACACCGGAGTCGATGACTTCGGTGGTGCTCGACGATGACATGCGCGGTTGCGTCGAACGCTTGCTGCGCTGTCTGCACGATCCGCTGGAATGCCAGATTCTCGGGCCGGCGCGGGTGCGCGAGTTGTTGTTCGTCGCGTTGCGCGGGCCCCAGGCTGATGTGCTGCGGGCATTGGTGGAGCAACAGGGGCAGTTTGCGCGAGTGGCGGCTTCGATCAGCCATTTGCACTCGCACTACACCGAACCGTTGAACGTCGAGACATTGGCCAGTTGCGCGAACATGAGCGTGTCGACCTTTCACGAACACTTCAAACGCAGCACGTTGCTGTCGCCGGTGCAGTATCTGAAGCGTTTACGTTTGTTGAAGGCGCAGACGTTGTTGATCGCCGAAGGACTGGGGGTGGCGCAGGTGGCACATCGGGTGGGGTATCAGAGCACGTCGCAGTTCAGTCGCGAGTACAAGCGTTATTTCGAACGCAGTCCGGGGGATGAGCGCGCGGCTTGA
- a CDS encoding IclR family transcriptional regulator, translating into MQEDAPKTAKDAAPTGTQTLLRGLGVVQAVASGARDLKEIARLIGTTRSTTHRLASCLVDERYLRVVPQVGYLLGPKLIELGFQAREELPLATLAGPYLDELSALTGDTVHLGIREGDEVLYLLKNPGRNGPEMRSRVGHRMPLARTGIGKALMLDDAPQDWQRLYDISLPAGGKSQFWPQHPQQSWEQLEQRMAEYVAGGYAFDLEDNEPSIRCVAAPIRDASKRIVAAISIASTVPYMPLEKMAELIPLIKGVTARLSAELGLKV; encoded by the coding sequence ATGCAGGAAGACGCCCCAAAAACCGCCAAGGACGCCGCGCCGACCGGCACCCAGACCCTGCTTCGCGGGTTGGGTGTGGTGCAGGCCGTCGCCAGTGGCGCCCGCGATCTCAAAGAGATTGCCCGCCTGATCGGCACCACGCGCAGCACCACCCATCGTCTGGCCAGTTGTCTGGTGGACGAGCGCTACCTGCGCGTGGTGCCGCAAGTCGGTTATCTGCTGGGGCCGAAGTTGATCGAACTGGGTTTCCAGGCACGCGAAGAGTTGCCGCTGGCGACCCTGGCCGGGCCGTATCTGGACGAGTTGTCGGCGCTGACCGGCGATACCGTTCACCTGGGGATTCGTGAAGGTGACGAGGTGCTGTACCTGCTGAAGAACCCGGGGCGCAACGGCCCGGAAATGCGCTCGCGGGTCGGCCATCGCATGCCGTTGGCGCGTACCGGGATCGGCAAGGCGCTGATGCTGGATGACGCGCCGCAGGACTGGCAGCGTCTGTACGACATCAGTCTGCCGGCGGGTGGGAAAAGTCAGTTCTGGCCGCAGCATCCCCAGCAGTCGTGGGAGCAGCTGGAGCAGCGGATGGCCGAATACGTGGCCGGCGGCTATGCGTTCGATCTGGAAGACAACGAACCGTCGATCCGTTGCGTGGCGGCGCCGATCCGCGACGCGAGCAAGCGTATCGTCGCGGCCATCAGCATCGCCAGCACCGTGCCGTACATGCCGCTGGAAAAAATGGCCGAGCTGATTCCCCTGATCAAAGGGGTCACGGCCCGGCTCTCGGCAGAACTTGGCTTGAAGGTCTGA
- a CDS encoding NAD(P)-dependent alcohol dehydrogenase codes for MYTAIGYAAQTATTPLAPMKFERRSPRADDVAIEILYCGVCHSDIHQARNEWGIAVYPLMPGHEIVGKVTAVGANVTKHKVGDLVGVGCMVDSCRTCDACQSNLEQYCLEGPTMTYATPDRVDGSNTMGGYSDSIVVSEHFVVRIPEKLDLAAAAPILCAGITTYSPLKHYGVKAGDKVGILGMGGLGHMGIKFAKAMGAEVTLFTRSASKAEEGRRQGADHVIVSTDEEQMKAAAGRFDFLLDTIPVQHDLNPYLDTLRFDGVHILVGLIEPIDPPVHAAKLVLGRRVLAGSLIGGVAETQEVLDFCAEHTISCDIEMLDIRQINEAYARMIAGDVKYRFVIDMATLKL; via the coding sequence ATGTACACCGCCATCGGCTATGCCGCTCAAACGGCCACCACGCCCCTCGCCCCGATGAAGTTCGAACGCCGCAGCCCTCGGGCCGACGACGTCGCCATCGAAATTCTGTACTGCGGCGTCTGCCACTCCGACATCCACCAGGCGCGCAACGAATGGGGCATCGCCGTTTACCCATTGATGCCCGGCCACGAGATCGTCGGAAAAGTCACCGCCGTCGGTGCGAACGTCACCAAACACAAGGTCGGTGATCTGGTCGGTGTCGGCTGTATGGTCGACTCCTGCCGCACCTGCGACGCCTGCCAGTCGAACCTCGAGCAATACTGCCTCGAAGGCCCGACCATGACCTATGCCACTCCCGACCGGGTCGACGGCAGCAACACCATGGGCGGTTATTCGGACAGCATCGTGGTCAGCGAACACTTCGTGGTGCGCATCCCCGAGAAGCTGGATCTGGCGGCCGCCGCACCGATTCTCTGCGCCGGCATCACCACCTACTCGCCACTCAAGCACTACGGCGTGAAGGCCGGCGACAAGGTCGGGATTCTCGGCATGGGCGGCCTCGGCCACATGGGCATCAAGTTCGCCAAGGCCATGGGCGCTGAGGTGACGCTGTTCACACGTTCGGCGAGCAAGGCCGAGGAAGGTCGTCGTCAGGGCGCCGATCATGTGATCGTGTCCACCGACGAAGAGCAGATGAAAGCTGCGGCCGGTCGTTTCGATTTCCTGCTGGACACCATTCCGGTGCAGCACGATCTCAATCCGTACCTCGACACCCTGCGCTTCGACGGCGTGCACATTCTGGTGGGCCTGATCGAACCGATCGATCCGCCGGTCCACGCCGCGAAACTGGTATTGGGTCGTCGCGTATTGGCCGGCTCGCTCATCGGTGGCGTCGCCGAAACCCAGGAAGTGCTGGATTTCTGCGCCGAGCACACCATCAGCTGCGACATCGAAATGCTCGACATCCGCCAGATCAACGAAGCCTACGCCCGCATGATCGCCGGTGATGTGAAGTATCGTTTCGTCATCGACATGGCGACTCTGAAGCTCTGA
- a CDS encoding MFS transporter has protein sequence MQPQTLTGQATLVTPSRKRFFIMVLLFITVVINYLDRSNLSIAAPALTTDLGIDPVHVGLIFSAFGWTYAAMQIPGGWLVDRVPPRILYSVALLLWSLATVMLGFAASFIALFVLRMAVGALEAPAYPINSRVVTTWFPERERATAIGFYTSGQFVGLAFLTPVLAWLQHEFGWHMVFVVTGAVGIVWAAIWYAVYREPRDFKGANQGEIDLIREGGGLVDIAAETAKVKAKFSWTDLGIVLSKRKLWGIYLGQFCLNSTLWFFLTWFPTYLVKYRGMDFIKSGLLASLPFLAAFIGVLCSGFFSDFLIRRGCTVGFARKLPIIGGLLISTSIIGANFVESTPLVIAFLALAFFGNGLASITWSLVSTLAPARLLGLTGGVFNFIGNLSAIATPIVIGFLASGDSFAPAITYIAVLALIGALSYVLLVGKVERIEL, from the coding sequence ATGCAACCGCAAACCCTTACCGGGCAAGCGACGTTAGTCACGCCCAGCCGCAAGCGATTTTTCATCATGGTGTTGCTGTTCATCACCGTGGTCATCAACTACCTCGACCGCAGCAACCTGTCGATTGCCGCCCCGGCACTGACGACGGATCTGGGCATCGACCCGGTACACGTCGGACTGATCTTCTCGGCGTTCGGCTGGACCTACGCCGCCATGCAGATCCCCGGCGGCTGGCTGGTGGATCGGGTGCCGCCGCGCATCCTTTATAGCGTCGCACTGTTGCTGTGGTCGCTGGCCACGGTGATGCTTGGTTTCGCTGCGAGTTTCATCGCGCTGTTCGTGCTGCGCATGGCGGTCGGTGCGCTGGAAGCGCCGGCGTATCCGATCAACAGCCGCGTGGTGACGACCTGGTTCCCCGAGCGTGAGCGGGCCACGGCCATCGGTTTCTACACCTCAGGGCAGTTTGTCGGGCTGGCGTTTCTGACCCCGGTGCTGGCGTGGCTGCAACATGAGTTTGGCTGGCACATGGTGTTTGTCGTGACCGGCGCGGTGGGCATCGTGTGGGCGGCGATCTGGTACGCGGTGTATCGCGAACCGCGTGATTTCAAAGGCGCCAACCAAGGCGAAATCGACCTGATCCGCGAGGGCGGCGGGCTGGTGGATATCGCCGCCGAAACCGCCAAGGTGAAGGCGAAATTCAGCTGGACCGATCTCGGCATCGTCCTCAGTAAACGCAAGTTGTGGGGGATCTACCTCGGCCAGTTCTGCCTCAACTCGACGCTGTGGTTTTTCCTGACCTGGTTCCCGACCTATCTGGTGAAATACCGCGGCATGGACTTCATCAAGTCCGGTCTGCTGGCGTCGCTGCCGTTTCTCGCCGCGTTTATCGGTGTGCTCTGTTCCGGGTTCTTTTCCGACTTCCTGATTCGCCGTGGTTGCACTGTCGGGTTTGCGCGCAAGTTGCCGATCATTGGCGGGTTGCTGATTTCCACCTCGATCATCGGCGCCAACTTCGTCGAGTCGACGCCGCTGGTGATTGCCTTCCTGGCTCTGGCGTTTTTCGGCAACGGGCTGGCATCGATCACCTGGTCGCTGGTCTCGACTCTGGCGCCGGCGCGGCTGCTGGGCTTGACCGGTGGGGTGTTCAACTTCATCGGCAACCTGTCGGCGATTGCCACGCCGATTGTCATCGGTTTCCTGGCCAGCGGCGATTCGTTCGCACCGGCGATCACCTACATCGCGGTTCTGGCATTGATTGGTGCTTTGTCCTACGTGCTGCTGGTGGGCAAGGTCGAGCGCATCGAGTTGTAG